The Anas acuta chromosome 7, bAnaAcu1.1, whole genome shotgun sequence genome has a window encoding:
- the LOC137859925 gene encoding neurotrypsin-like, with amino-acid sequence MKIPKVLTLLVEFSSLLSCLRSREALLGSQPSQNHLQSAVSSVCGIGPLGYYNGSLAVTEAGAECLNWADFPDYVQQYPDRGLGDHNHCRNPEGGTTPWCFYRLASGTIGWANCDCNQGAVRLAEDSSVELYFGGLWGTICADHWTDWDASVVCRQLGLSEIGTAGKKSHPGLWPIPLHLQSANCHGDEKVLLQCGYQEAVSGTCNQGSAMAMCVPPEGVGVPLRLVGGKESFEGRVEVYHDGKWGTICDDQWDDRDAEVVCRQLGLSGNPKALSWAHFGQGSGPILLDEVECSGNELSLDQCKKSDWGQQNCDHIEDAGVSCDPFTEGTVRLAGGRSSSEGRVEVYYNGDWGTVCDDGWTDLGAQVVCRQLGFSGPATLASEGDYAAGQGLILLDDVACVGTELSLLDCPHSNWGQHDCSHAEDVGVRCSPESNTVADGSLGPPVRLVDGESTKEGRVEVFVNGQWGSVCDDGWTDRDAAVVCRQLGFSGTAKARAMAYFGEGQGPIHLNNVECSGVEHTLGQCGRPDTGIHGCWHSEDAGVICDYVEEKVQDMRRTGPESGVCGMRLLHRRKKRIIGGNKALRGGWPWQVSLRLKGFHRDTRLLCGATLISSCWVVTAAHCFKRFGVDVRRYLLRVGDYHTGVKDEFERELPVERIVLHRNYWAGSNDNDIALVRMRGREGHCLSFNHHVLPVCLPDRKEKSDVNRQACIISGWGDTGKSYSRTLLQGVVPLLPREDCEARYGQKFTNRMICAGNLSEDKRVDSCQGDSGGPLMCQRSNGRWIILGITSWGYGCGRKDSPGVYTKVSKYVPWIKKVTKLK; translated from the exons ATGAAGATTCCCAAAGTACTCACGCTCTTGGTAGAGTTCTCGAGTCTGTTATCCTGTCTCAGAAGCAGGGAG gCTCTCCTGGGATCCCAGCCCAGCCAAAACCATTTGCAGAGTGCAG TGTCCAGCGTGTGTGGCATCGGACCTCTTGGGTATTACAACGGCTCGCTGGCGGTCACTGAGGCTGGGGCAGAGTGCCTGAACTGGGCAGATTTCCCTGACTATGTGCAGCAGTACCCAGACCGTGGCTTAGGGGACCACAACCACTGCAGGAACCCAGAAGGGGGAACTACACCCTGGTGCTTCTACCGGCTTGCATCAGGGACTATTGGCTGGGCTAACTGTGACTGTAACCAGG gtgCTGTGCGGTTGGCTGAAGATAGTAGTGTGGAGCTCTACTTTGGTGGACTCTGGGGCACCATCTGTGCTGACCACTGGACGGACTGGGATGCCAGTGTTGTCTGCAGGCAACTAGGTCTCAG TGAGATTGGCACAGCTGGAAAGAAGAGTCATCCTGGACTGTGGCCTATTCCCCTGCACCTGCAGTCAGCAAACTGCCATGGGGATGAGAAAGTCCTGCTGCAATGTGGCTATCAGGAAGCTGTGTCAGGAACTTGTAACCAGGGAAGCGCTATGGCAATGTGCGTCCCTCCAGAAG GTGTAGGTGTCCCATTGCGTTTAGTTGGGGGAAAGGAGAGCTTTGAAGGGCGAGTGGAGGTTTACCATGATGGCAAGTGGGGTACCATCTGTGATGACCAGTGGGATGACCGGGATGCTGAAGTGGTTTGTAGGCAGCTGGGACTCAG TGGGAACCCAAAAGCCTTGTCATGGGCTCACTTTGGGCAGGGATCTGGCCCAATCCTGCTGGATGAAGTGGAGTGCTCAGGCAATGAACTCTCACTTGACCAGTGCAAGAAAAGTGACTGGGGACAACAAAACTGTGACCACATTGAAGATGCTGGGGTCTCTTGTGACCCTTTCACAG AGGGTACTGTCAGGCTGGCTGGTGGTCGCAGCTCCAGCGAAGGCAGGGTGGAAGTTTATTACAACGGAGACTGGGGCACAGTGTGTGATGACGGCTGGACAGACCTTGGTGCCCAGGtggtctgcaggcagctgggcttCAG TGGTCCTGCTACCCTGGCCTCTGAAGGGGACTACGCTGCTGGCCAAGGCTTGATCTTGCTGGATGATGTGGCTTGTGTGGGGACAGAGCTCTCCCTCCTGGACTGTCCCCATAGCAACTGGGGGCAGCACGACTGCTCGCACGCTGAGGACGTGGGGGTCCGCTGCTCCCCTGAGAGCAACACAGTCGCTGATGGCAGCCTGG GGCCTCCTGTGCGGCTAGTGGATGGAGAAAGCACCAAGGAGGGACGGGTTGAAGTATTTGTGAATGGGCAGTGGGGCAGCGTCTGTGATGATGGCTGGACAGACAGAGATGCTGCAGTAGTTTGCAGGCAACTTGGTTTCAG TGGTACAGCAAAAGCCAGGGCAATGGCTTATTTTGGTGAAGGCCAAGGGCCCATCCATCTGAACAATGTAGAATGCAGTGGCGTGGAGCACACCCTGGGACAGTGTGGCAGGCCTGACACTGGGATTCACGGCTGCTGGCACAGTGAAGATGCTGGTGTGATCTGTGACTATGTGGAAGAGAAGGTCCAAGATATGAGGAGAACAG GTCCAGAGTCTGGTGTGTGTGGCATGCGTCTGCTTCACCGTCGCAAGAAAAGGATCATAGGTGGAAACAAGGCTCTCAG agGTGGTTGGCCGTGGCAGGTCTCACTGCGGCTGAAGGGTTTTCATAGAGATACCCGACTGCTGTGTGGGGCAACACTgatcagcagctgctgggtaGTGACTGCAGCCCACTGCTTCAAAAG GTTTGGTGTTGATGTACGACGCTACCTGCTGCGGGTAGGCGATTACCACACAGGTGTGAAGGATGAGTTTGAGAGGGAGCTGCCTGTGGAGAGGATTGTCCTCCACAGGAACTACTGGGCCGGCAGCAATGATAACGACATTGCCCTGGTCCGAATGCGGGGCAGAGAAGGTCACTGTCTCTCCTTCAATCACCACGTTCTGCCTGTCTGCCTTCCTGATAGGAAAGAGAAGTCTGACGTCAACAGGCAAGCCTGCATCATCTCTGGCTGGGGAGACACAG GGAAGTCCTATTCGAGAACACTACTGCAGGGGGTGGTGCCTCTTCTCCCCCGGGAAGATTGTGAGGCCCGCTATGGACAGAAGTTCACTAACCGCATGATTTGTGCCGGGAACCTCTCTGAAGATAAACGGGTGGACAGCTGCCAGGGTGACAGTGGAGGCCCACTCATGTGTCAGAGGTCAAATGGACGTTGGATCATTTTGGGAATCACTTCCTGGGGTTATGGCTGTGGTCGAAAGGATTCCCCCGGTGTGTACACAAAGGTCAGCAAATACGTACCCTGGATCAAGAAAGTGACCaagctaaaatga
- the CHCHD1 gene encoding small ribosomal subunit protein mS37, giving the protein MAAPAYPAWVGRWVSGQWRQKKRPPLVRPTRPLVLADQVANRRETAGDATCITEMSIMMACWKQNDFNDTACAKEIQMFYDCVARAEKERRENEDEKTLSPQRNLTSSKVNKLLRRFPNITRCA; this is encoded by the exons atggcggcgcccgCGTACCCGGCCTGGGTGGGCCGCTGGGTCAGCGGGCAGTGGCGGCAGAAGAAGCGGCCCCCGCTCGTCCGCCCCACCCGGCCGCTGGTGCTGGCCGACCAGGTGGCGAACCGCAGGGAGACGGCGGGCG ATGCAACTTGCATTACAGAGATGTCAATAATGATGGCCTGCTGGAAGCAGAATGACTTCAATGATACAGCTTGCGCCAAGGAGATCCAGATGTTCTATGACTGCGTGGCAAGGGCAGAA aaGGAGCGCAGGGAGAATGAGGATGAGAAGACACTGTCACCCCAGAGAAACTTAACTTCAAGCAAAGTGAACAAACTCCTGAGGAGGTTTCCTAATATCACACGTTGTGCATAA